From Lysinibacillus sp. SGAir0095, the proteins below share one genomic window:
- the queF gene encoding preQ(1) synthase, which yields MSGRKNEEGLNDLKLLGNQNTQYPSDYAPEVLEAVDSLHSNRDYFVKFNCPEFTSLCPITGQPDFATMYISYIPDQKIVESKSLKLYLFSFRNHGDFHEDCVNIIMNDLIKLLDPRYIEVWGKFTPRGGISIDPWCNYGKPGTKYEEMANYRLMNHDLNPEKVDNR from the coding sequence ATGTCTGGCCGAAAAAATGAAGAAGGCTTAAATGATTTAAAATTATTAGGAAATCAAAATACACAATATCCATCTGATTATGCACCGGAAGTATTGGAAGCCGTGGATAGTCTTCACTCTAACCGTGATTATTTTGTAAAGTTTAACTGCCCGGAGTTTACGAGTCTATGTCCAATTACTGGTCAACCAGACTTTGCGACAATGTACATTTCCTACATTCCGGATCAGAAAATTGTAGAAAGTAAATCACTAAAGCTTTATTTATTTAGCTTTAGAAACCATGGGGATTTCCATGAAGACTGTGTGAATATCATTATGAATGATTTAATTAAATTATTGGACCCAAGATACATTGAGGTTTGGGGTAAATTTACTCCTCGGGGCGGAATATCGATTGATCCATGGTGTAATTATGGTAAGCCGGGGACGAAATATGAAGAAATGGCAAATTACCGTTTAATGAATCATGATCTAAATCCTGAAAAAGTCGATAATCGATAA
- a CDS encoding DUF5412 family protein, which translates to MILHLNVLGFFLFFITGVLLLILIIRLIIFFFKKKRFPKKLLIASLIGSCMFFGIFVYLNYFFTFDQLKGESFTNPVSSPSKKYTVNAYLQNYGGAVGGVKIWVNITNHEENDQVKTVYYSESSRNFFMYWVDDETISISHESSNYIDSKNSIELNVGKDIYDETGIACTSLLMKDKYENCYYN; encoded by the coding sequence ATGATACTACACCTGAACGTACTAGGTTTTTTTCTATTTTTCATTACAGGGGTGTTACTGCTTATTTTAATTATTAGATTAATAATCTTCTTTTTTAAGAAAAAACGTTTTCCTAAAAAGCTCCTTATTGCGTCATTGATAGGGTCATGTATGTTTTTTGGTATCTTCGTTTATCTCAATTATTTTTTCACGTTCGATCAGCTTAAAGGGGAATCTTTTACAAATCCAGTGAGTTCGCCATCGAAAAAATATACAGTAAATGCTTATCTGCAAAACTATGGAGGAGCTGTTGGTGGTGTTAAAATATGGGTGAATATCACGAATCATGAAGAAAATGATCAAGTTAAAACTGTTTATTATAGTGAATCTAGTAGAAATTTTTTTATGTATTGGGTCGATGATGAGACAATCTCAATCTCACATGAATCTTCAAATTATATAGATTCAAAAAATAGTATTGAATTAAATGTAGGTAAAGACATATACGATGAAACTGGCATAGCTTGCACAAGCCTATTAATGAAAGATAAATATGAGAATTGCTACTATAATTAA
- a CDS encoding metalloregulator ArsR/SmtB family transcription factor — protein MPDVYRALGDLTRRRIISMLKQREMTQKEIVEAFTISQPAIKKHLKILLEEEMIAESSNGKYRIYSINYYTLQNAYNEMLQYIGELLDDQLVSLKNYVEKGEFRDEQSEGLRDETDCS, from the coding sequence ATGCCTGATGTTTATCGAGCATTAGGGGATTTAACTCGACGTCGAATAATTAGTATGCTGAAACAAAGAGAAATGACCCAAAAGGAGATTGTTGAAGCTTTTACCATTTCTCAACCAGCGATTAAAAAACATTTAAAGATATTGCTGGAAGAAGAAATGATAGCAGAAAGTTCAAATGGGAAGTATCGTATTTATTCAATAAATTATTATACACTTCAAAATGCTTACAATGAAATGCTTCAATACATCGGAGAATTACTGGATGATCAACTCGTTAGTCTAAAAAATTATGTGGAAAAAGGAGAGTTTCGAGATGAACAAAGTGAAGGACTCCGTGATGAGACAGATTGTAGTTGA
- a CDS encoding SRPBCC family protein, whose product MNKVKDSVMRQIVVDAPLELVWAALTKQEHLNRWYTKNAQIDFRIGGRGYMNHGWGATTEGVFTEIHPMKLFVLQSLDGDFTTITSLDKIENGILVTIEYKSSILGEMDLSTIENMLFGTGQFLENLQTVYETGIDHRANFWKAWIGITHTTNEFSRGTKVVQVKEGTAAAMAGIISEDIIMEIDGSAIRNHESLERAINELEPESTTTLTILRNREKLQISCKVEAYPVTY is encoded by the coding sequence ATGAACAAAGTGAAGGACTCCGTGATGAGACAGATTGTAGTTGATGCACCTTTGGAACTGGTTTGGGCTGCATTAACTAAGCAGGAGCATTTAAATCGTTGGTATACGAAAAATGCGCAGATAGATTTTCGGATAGGTGGCAGAGGCTACATGAATCATGGCTGGGGAGCAACAACTGAAGGAGTATTTACAGAAATACATCCCATGAAACTTTTTGTGCTTCAAAGTCTTGATGGGGATTTTACTACCATTACCTCTTTAGATAAGATTGAAAACGGTATACTAGTAACTATTGAATATAAATCTTCTATTTTGGGGGAAATGGACTTATCAACGATTGAAAATATGCTATTCGGCACAGGTCAATTTTTAGAAAACCTTCAAACTGTATATGAAACAGGCATTGATCATCGAGCAAACTTTTGGAAAGCTTGGATTGGAATAACTCACACAACCAATGAGTTCAGTAGAGGGACAAAAGTTGTCCAAGTGAAGGAAGGTACTGCTGCTGCAATGGCTGGAATTATTTCTGAAGATATAATAATGGAAATTGATGGAAGCGCGATTCGGAACCATGAATCCCTAGAGAGAGCTATAAATGAACTGGAACCTGAAAGTACTACTACCTTAACCATATTGAGAAATCGGGAGAAGCTACAAATAAGCTGCAAGGTTGAAGCTTATCCAGTCACTTACTGA